One Acidobacteriota bacterium DNA window includes the following coding sequences:
- a CDS encoding rod shape-determining protein RodA → MFGINRRYLTDFDWPLLGLAMLIAAFGVLEISSAQPLSPGIWKRQLIGVIIGLVLLFAVTMFDYRRIVNVAPYLYGIGVILLALVLTPLGKTVNGNRSWLDIGGFAFQPSELAKMFTILFLAYYLASVKKRPLDVRTTITAGLIWAVPAGLVFAQNDTGSALSFSSFLAAMLFLAGLRWTWIAAALVGVVLVVVLAVPHLKTCKGYKCERIRAVYWPEMADKGYRYQNDQAEIAVGSGGIFGKGIRQSTQGALGFVPEVQNDFIFAVAGEETGFFGCLLVLTFYLLIIIRMIQIARVSRERVGLLLVGGLAALMLYHIAVNVGMVVRLLPIMGIPLPLMSAGGTSVIATLFGLGLVIGVRLRRFVN, encoded by the coding sequence ATGTTTGGCATCAACCGCAGATACCTGACTGATTTTGACTGGCCGTTACTGGGCTTGGCGATGCTGATTGCGGCGTTTGGCGTGCTGGAAATTTCCAGCGCTCAGCCGCTCAGCCCCGGCATCTGGAAGCGCCAACTCATCGGCGTGATTATTGGTCTGGTTCTGTTGTTTGCTGTGACGATGTTCGATTACCGCAGAATCGTCAACGTCGCCCCGTACCTGTACGGAATTGGTGTCATCTTGCTTGCACTGGTGCTTACGCCGCTGGGAAAAACGGTCAATGGCAATCGAAGCTGGCTCGATATAGGTGGATTCGCCTTTCAACCGTCTGAGTTGGCCAAGATGTTTACCATCCTTTTTCTGGCGTATTACCTGGCCAGCGTCAAAAAACGTCCGCTGGATGTGCGGACGACGATTACTGCGGGTTTGATCTGGGCCGTGCCCGCCGGATTGGTTTTCGCGCAAAACGATACCGGCAGCGCGCTCAGCTTTAGCTCTTTTCTGGCAGCTATGCTGTTCCTGGCCGGTTTGCGTTGGACTTGGATCGCAGCGGCTTTGGTCGGCGTTGTCCTGGTCGTTGTGCTGGCGGTACCGCATTTGAAAACCTGCAAAGGGTACAAATGCGAACGCATTCGGGCCGTATATTGGCCTGAGATGGCCGACAAAGGGTATCGCTATCAAAACGATCAGGCGGAAATTGCCGTCGGTTCGGGCGGCATTTTTGGAAAAGGGATCAGACAAAGTACACAAGGGGCGCTCGGCTTCGTGCCGGAAGTCCAAAACGATTTTATTTTTGCCGTCGCGGGCGAAGAAACGGGATTCTTCGGATGCCTGCTGGTATTGACCTTTTATCTGCTGATCATCATCCGCATGATTCAAATTGCGAGAGTTTCGCGCGAACGAGTCGGATTGTTGCTGGTTGGCGGGCTTGCGGCTTTGATGCTGTATCACATTGCGGTCAATGTCGGTATGGTCGTTCGTTTGCTGCCCATTATGGGGATCCCGCTTCCGTTGATGAGCGCGGGCGGCACATCAGTCATCGCCACTTTGTTTGGCCTCGGACTGGTGATTGGCGTGCGGTTACGCAGGTTTGTCAATTGA